The Cronobacter sakazakii genome has a window encoding:
- a CDS encoding HigA family addiction module antitoxin yields MKQATRKPTTPGEILAYEYLEPLGLRINEVAEMLRVHRNTVSALVNNNRKLTTDMAFRLAKAFGTSVDFWLNLQAAVDLWEVENDMRIQEEFSRILPAAEFIARRDAQKKDVA; encoded by the coding sequence ATGAAACAGGCAACCAGAAAGCCCACCACGCCCGGCGAGATCCTCGCTTATGAATACCTGGAACCGCTCGGTCTCAGAATTAACGAAGTGGCCGAGATGCTCCGCGTCCATCGCAATACGGTAAGCGCACTGGTAAACAATAACCGCAAGCTCACTACCGATATGGCGTTTCGCCTGGCGAAAGCATTCGGCACCTCTGTCGACTTCTGGCTTAACCTGCAGGCGGCTGTCGACCTGTGGGAAGTGGAAAATGATATGCGCATTCAGGAAGAGTTCAGCCGTATCCTGCCCGCCGCCGAGTTTATCGCCCGGCGCGACGCGCAGAAGAAAGATGTCGCCTGA
- a CDS encoding type II toxin-antitoxin system RelE/ParE family toxin encodes MQKHIGSFRDAWLAAFFVYSTPHRNIPAEIHNTLARKLDIINAATSYLDLRSPPGNRFEALSGKLQGYSSIRVNHHYRLIFRWVEGKAEDLYLDPHDYRM; translated from the coding sequence ATGCAGAAGCATATCGGCAGTTTTCGTGACGCCTGGCTGGCGGCTTTTTTCGTGTATTCGACGCCACACCGCAACATTCCGGCAGAGATTCATAACACACTGGCGCGTAAGCTCGACATCATCAACGCAGCAACCTCATACCTCGATCTCCGCTCGCCGCCTGGCAACCGGTTTGAGGCGCTGAGCGGTAAATTGCAGGGGTATTCATCGATTCGGGTCAACCATCACTACCGGCTGATTTTCAGGTGGGTCGAAGGCAAAGCGGAAGACCTGTATTTAGATCCCCATGATTACCGAATGTGA
- the cedA gene encoding cell division activator CedA — MNPTLMKPLRHQNRPVISYVPRVEPAPPDHADRMEGFEDVWVLKGKYVAFVMSGDRFRRSPAFSSPEAAQRWANQLKQDEV; from the coding sequence GTGAATCCGACGCTTATGAAACCACTTCGTCATCAGAATCGTCCCGTTATCAGCTATGTTCCACGTGTGGAGCCGGCTCCGCCGGATCATGCGGATCGCATGGAGGGTTTTGAGGATGTCTGGGTGCTGAAGGGCAAATATGTGGCGTTTGTGATGTCCGGGGATCGTTTTCGCCGCTCGCCCGCCTTCAGCAGCCCCGAAGCCGCCCAGCGCTGGGCGAACCAGCTCAAACAGGATGAGGTATAG
- the katE gene encoding catalase HPII — translation MSNDEKRPNHEAPFHDARSSEPGMGSLAPADGSHRPSPAPTPPGEQPTAPGSLKAPDVTNDKLGALETFRKGGENEALTTNQGVRIANDQNSLRAGTRGPTLLEDFILREKITHFDHERIPERIVHARGSAAHGYFQPYKSLSDITKAAFLSDPEKITPVFVRFSTVQGGAGSADTVRDIRGFATKFYTEEGIFDLVGNNTPVFFIQDAHKFPDFVHAVKPEPHWAIPQGQSAHDTFWDYVSLQPETLHNVMWAMSDRGIPRSYRTMEGFGIHTFRFINAEGKGTFVRFHWKPVAGKASLIWDESQKLTGRDPDFHRRDLWEAIEAGDYPEYELGVQLIPEEDEFKFDFDLLDATKLIPEELVPVQLVGKMVLNRNPDNFFAENEQAAFHPGHIVPGLDFSNDPLLQGRLFSYTDTQISRLGGPNFHEIPINRPTCPYHNFQRDGMHRMDIDTNPANYEPNSINDNWPRETPPAPKAGGFESHQERIEGHKIRERSPSFGEYYSQPRLFWQSQTPVEQRHIIDAFSFELSKVVRSYIRERVVDHLCHIDISLAHPVANNLGITLTDEQMHVAPPKDVNGLKKDPSLSLYAVPGGSVKGRVVAVLLNDHVKSADLLAMLQALKSHGVHAKLLYSRMGSVTADDGSQLEIAGTFAGSPSVTVDAVLVPGGAASALTDNGDAVYYLLEAYKHLKAIGLMGDARGLKRHLAVPDTGEEGIVEADDASGSFMDDFIHQLACHRVWARTPKVASIPA, via the coding sequence ATGTCGAATGATGAGAAACGCCCTAACCATGAAGCCCCGTTCCACGACGCGCGCTCATCTGAGCCAGGGATGGGGTCGCTGGCGCCTGCCGATGGCTCCCACCGCCCTTCTCCGGCACCCACCCCGCCAGGCGAGCAGCCGACCGCGCCAGGCAGCCTGAAGGCGCCGGATGTCACGAACGATAAGCTCGGCGCGCTGGAGACCTTTCGCAAAGGCGGTGAGAACGAGGCGCTGACAACCAACCAGGGCGTGCGCATCGCCAACGATCAGAACTCGCTGCGCGCCGGCACCCGCGGCCCGACGCTGCTGGAAGATTTCATCCTGCGGGAAAAAATCACGCACTTCGACCACGAGCGTATTCCTGAGCGCATCGTCCACGCGCGCGGCTCGGCCGCCCACGGCTACTTTCAGCCGTATAAAAGCCTGAGCGATATCACCAAAGCCGCGTTCTTAAGCGATCCAGAAAAAATCACGCCGGTATTTGTGCGCTTCTCTACGGTACAGGGCGGCGCGGGCTCCGCGGATACGGTGCGCGATATCCGCGGCTTCGCCACCAAGTTTTATACCGAAGAAGGGATTTTCGATCTGGTCGGCAACAATACACCCGTGTTTTTTATTCAGGACGCCCATAAGTTCCCGGATTTCGTTCATGCCGTGAAGCCGGAGCCGCACTGGGCTATTCCGCAGGGCCAGAGCGCGCATGACACCTTCTGGGATTACGTGTCGCTCCAGCCGGAAACGCTGCATAACGTCATGTGGGCGATGTCTGACCGCGGCATTCCGCGTAGCTACCGCACTATGGAAGGCTTTGGCATTCACACCTTCCGCTTCATTAACGCCGAAGGCAAAGGCACCTTTGTGCGCTTCCACTGGAAGCCGGTGGCGGGTAAAGCGTCGCTTATCTGGGATGAATCGCAGAAGCTCACCGGGCGAGATCCAGATTTCCACCGTCGCGATCTCTGGGAGGCCATCGAAGCGGGCGACTACCCGGAATATGAACTCGGCGTGCAGCTGATCCCGGAAGAGGACGAATTTAAGTTTGATTTTGACCTGCTCGATGCCACCAAGCTTATCCCGGAAGAGCTGGTGCCGGTGCAGCTGGTCGGCAAAATGGTGCTGAACCGCAACCCGGATAACTTCTTCGCCGAAAACGAACAGGCCGCGTTCCATCCGGGCCATATCGTGCCGGGGCTGGATTTCAGCAACGATCCGCTGCTGCAGGGCCGTCTGTTCTCTTATACCGACACCCAGATAAGCCGTCTCGGCGGGCCGAACTTCCACGAAATCCCGATTAACCGCCCGACCTGCCCGTACCATAATTTCCAGCGCGACGGCATGCACCGGATGGATATCGACACCAACCCGGCCAACTACGAGCCAAACTCGATCAACGACAACTGGCCGCGCGAGACGCCGCCTGCGCCAAAAGCGGGCGGGTTTGAAAGCCATCAGGAACGTATTGAGGGGCATAAGATCCGCGAGCGCAGCCCGTCGTTTGGCGAATATTACTCCCAGCCGCGCCTCTTCTGGCAGAGCCAGACGCCGGTCGAGCAGCGCCATATCATCGACGCCTTCAGCTTTGAGCTGAGCAAAGTCGTGCGCAGCTATATTCGCGAGCGCGTGGTGGATCACCTCTGCCATATCGATATTTCGCTGGCGCATCCGGTGGCGAATAATCTTGGTATTACGCTTACCGACGAGCAGATGCACGTCGCGCCGCCGAAGGACGTCAATGGGCTGAAGAAAGATCCGTCGCTGAGCCTGTACGCAGTGCCGGGCGGCTCCGTGAAAGGCCGCGTGGTTGCGGTGCTGCTTAACGACCATGTGAAATCGGCCGATCTGCTCGCCATGCTGCAGGCGCTGAAATCGCACGGCGTGCATGCCAAACTCCTGTACAGCCGCATGGGTAGCGTGACGGCGGATGATGGCTCGCAACTGGAAATCGCTGGTACGTTTGCCGGATCGCCATCCGTGACGGTCGATGCCGTACTGGTGCCGGGTGGTGCGGCGAGCGCCCTTACCGATAATGGCGATGCGGTTTACTACCTGCTGGAGGCGTATAAACACCTGAAAGCGATCGGCCTGATGGGCGACGCGCGCGGTCTGAAGCGCCATCTGGCGGTGCCAGACACCGGCGAAGAAGGCATTGTCGAAGCCGACGACGCCTCCGGCAGCTTTATGGATGATTTCATCCACCAGCTCGCCTGCCACCGCGTCTGGGCGCGCACGCCGAAAGTGGCATCAATTCCGGCTTAA
- the osmE gene encoding osmotically-inducible lipoprotein OsmE, with product MNKKFAGFLGAAAVMTMLAGCTAYDRTADQFTQPVVKDVKKGMSRQQVMQIAGKPSSEVTMIHARGTCQTYILGSRNGKTETYFVALDDTGHVMNSGYQTCAEYDTDPQAPKK from the coding sequence ATGAACAAGAAGTTTGCAGGGTTTTTGGGTGCAGCGGCTGTTATGACGATGCTGGCAGGGTGTACCGCTTACGATCGCACCGCCGATCAGTTTACCCAGCCGGTAGTTAAAGACGTGAAAAAAGGCATGAGCCGTCAGCAGGTGATGCAGATTGCCGGTAAACCGTCTTCTGAAGTGACCATGATCCATGCTCGCGGTACCTGCCAGACCTATATTCTGGGCAGCCGTAACGGCAAAACCGAAACCTATTTCGTCGCGCTGGACGATACGGGCCACGTAATGAACTCCGGCTACCAGACCTGTGCCGAGTACGACACCGACCCGCAGGCGCCGAAGAAATAA
- the nadE gene encoding ammonia-dependent NAD(+) synthetase, whose translation MALQQEIIQALGVKPQIDAHEEIRRSVDFLKSYLKTYPFLKTLVLGISGGQDSTLAGKLSQLAISELRDETGDQSYQFIAVRLPFGVQFDEKDCQDALAFIQPDKVLTVNIKEAVLASEKALREAGIELSDFVRGNEKARERMKAQYSIAGMTKGVVVGTDHAAEAVTGFFTKYGDGGTDINPLFRLNKRQGKLLLKTLGCPEHLYLKVPTADLEDDRPSLPDEVALGVTYDNIDDYLEGKQIDEKISQIIDGWYVKTEHKRRPPITIFDDFWKQ comes from the coding sequence ATGGCATTACAACAAGAAATTATTCAGGCACTTGGTGTGAAACCGCAGATTGACGCTCACGAAGAGATCCGCCGCAGCGTCGATTTTCTCAAATCCTATCTGAAAACGTATCCGTTCCTGAAAACCCTGGTGCTCGGCATCAGCGGCGGTCAGGATTCCACGCTCGCAGGCAAACTGAGCCAGCTTGCCATCAGCGAACTGCGCGATGAAACCGGCGATCAGAGCTATCAGTTTATCGCGGTGCGCCTGCCTTTCGGTGTGCAGTTCGACGAAAAAGATTGTCAGGATGCGCTGGCGTTTATCCAGCCGGATAAAGTGCTGACGGTCAACATTAAAGAAGCGGTGCTGGCAAGCGAGAAAGCGCTGCGCGAAGCAGGCATTGAGCTGAGCGATTTTGTGCGCGGCAACGAAAAAGCGCGTGAGCGTATGAAAGCGCAGTACAGCATCGCCGGGATGACCAAAGGCGTGGTCGTGGGCACCGATCATGCGGCCGAAGCCGTCACCGGCTTTTTCACTAAATATGGCGATGGCGGCACCGACATCAACCCGCTGTTCCGTCTTAATAAACGCCAGGGCAAACTACTGCTGAAAACTCTGGGCTGCCCGGAGCATCTCTACCTCAAAGTGCCGACCGCCGATCTCGAAGACGACCGCCCGTCCCTGCCGGATGAAGTGGCGCTCGGCGTGACGTACGACAACATCGACGATTACCTGGAAGGCAAACAGATTGATGAGAAAATCAGCCAGATCATCGACGGCTGGTATGTGAAAACCGAGCACAAACGTCGCCCGCCGATCACGATTTTCGACGATTTCTGGAAACAGTAA